CTTTTATCTCTTTTCCCATAACCATTGTTGAAAGTAATAATAATGCCATTGCTAGTTTTTTCATTTTGATTCCCCCCTGATGTCTTATTTATAGATTTATAATACTACTAAAACTTTATTTTGTGTAGATAACAATTATTTTTATTATTTGTTCCTTAATGAAAATAACATTCCTTAATTTTTCTACATTTTTTAATAAATAAGTTTTAATTTTTTGTTCGTAGTTATCTTATTAAAATTCGATTTTACTCCATTTTTTCTAATTTATTTTTATTTTTTTAAGATTTTCTTTACAAAATTTATTTTTTTAGTATAATACTCTTAGCTAAAAAAGGAGTTGAATTAATGATAGAAAATCTAAATTTATTTACTAATGAAATTTTAAAAAAGCTTTTAGAAAAACAATTAATACTTAATTTTTTTGTAGAATTTATTATTTTTATAATAAAATTAATAGTTTGTATTTTTGTTTATTATATAGCGACTAGAATTATAAAAAAGTTATCTCCTCTTTTTTCTAAAAATAAAGAGGAGATTATTAGAAATCAATCTTTAAAAAGTTTTATTAAATCTATATTAAATATTGGAATACATCTTTTTATAATTACAATATGTCTTTTAATACTAGGAATAAAAGGAAGTAGTTTAGTAGCATTTTTTGGAACATTGGGGATAGGAGTAGGATTAGCTTTAAAGGACAATCTTTCTAACTTAGCAGCAGGAATAATTATTCTTATTTTTAAAGCTTATAAAGTTGGAGATGAGGTTAGTATTAATGGAGAGATAGGATTTATTTATGAAATTGATGTATTTTCTACATCGATTAGAACTTATAATAGTGATTTAATAATAGTTCCTAATGGAGTAATAATATCTGATAAAATTATTAATTATACTAAAATACCAATTAGAAGATTAAAGTTTGTTATTAGAGTATCTTATGATTGTAATATAAAAGATGCTAGAGAAGCTTTAGAAAAACTTTTAAGAGATAATCCTCTTGTAATAAATGATCCACCTATATTTTCTCATGTGGAATCATATGAAGAGGGATTTATAAATATTGCTTTAAAAGGTTGGACTAAA
The window above is part of the uncultured Fusobacterium sp. genome. Proteins encoded here:
- a CDS encoding mechanosensitive ion channel domain-containing protein gives rise to the protein MIENLNLFTNEILKKLLEKQLILNFFVEFIIFIIKLIVCIFVYYIATRIIKKLSPLFSKNKEEIIRNQSLKSFIKSILNIGIHLFIITICLLILGIKGSSLVAFFGTLGIGVGLALKDNLSNLAAGIIILIFKAYKVGDEVSINGEIGFIYEIDVFSTSIRTYNSDLIIVPNGVIISDKIINYTKIPIRRLKFVIRVSYDCNIKDAREALEKLLRDNPLVINDPPIFSHVESYEEGFINIALKGWTKNEDYWKVYWEVMNNLKDYLAENNIKLPTNKMDIVINQDSSVYIPK